The DNA region GCGGACCTTTGAGCGCAAGATGCGGGAGGCCGGCGCTGGGACGCTCGGGGGTGCCTTCCAGCAAGCGCGTATCCATCGGCCTGATGGGAAGGTCGTTCCGGGCGAGGTCATCCGCGACGAGCCGCAGGACCGTCGTCAGGAAGACGCGGGCCCGAGGCCCCCGCTGAACGGCTGACGCCGAGGGCTTTCTTCGCCCCCGCCGCCCCTACCCATTCCCGTCACTACTCGGGGGCTCCGCCCCCGAACCCCCTTTGCGCAGTTCCCCGCGCCCCTTTGGGGGCGCGGGGAACTGCGCGATCAGCCACAGCGAGCCCGCACCCGAAGTCACCCAAAAGCCATCCGAACGCACAAAACCGCAGGCACCGTACCCGGAGGTACGGCACCCGCGGTTGGGTGCGTGCGTTGTATGCCGCCCAACCCCCGGAGGGGTTACGCGGACTTGCGGCTGTCCCGAGGGTGGACCGCGATGTTCATGGCTCCGGAGCGAAGTACCGCCAAGCGCTCTTCGAGGACCTCTTCGAGTTCCTCTCGCGTGCGCCGCTCCATCAGCATGTCCCAATGCGTGCGCGCGGGCTTGGCCTTCTTTTCCTCAGGGCCGTCGCCGTCCACCAGGAGTGCCTGGGCCCCGCAGACCTTGCACTCCCACTCCGGCGGGATCTCCGCCTCCACCGAGAAGGGCATCTCGAATCGATGGCCCTTCTCGCATGCGTACTCCACGGCCTGGCGCGGAGCCAGGTCGATGCCGCGGTCCGTCTCGTAGCTGGTCACCACGAGGCGCGTGCCGCGAAGAGCTCGCTCACTCATGAATCGTGCCTCCCGGGCTTGTCGCCCACAGGACAGGTGTCGCTGTCGTCGTCATCCGGTCAACGTCCGGTCGGCGGTAAAGATTCCCGTTCCGGGTCATGCGTCGCCGTCGTAGCCG from Streptomyces sp. NBC_00258 includes:
- a CDS encoding RNA polymerase-binding protein RbpA → MSERALRGTRLVVTSYETDRGIDLAPRQAVEYACEKGHRFEMPFSVEAEIPPEWECKVCGAQALLVDGDGPEEKKAKPARTHWDMLMERRTREELEEVLEERLAVLRSGAMNIAVHPRDSRKSA